One Prunus dulcis chromosome 7, ALMONDv2, whole genome shotgun sequence DNA segment encodes these proteins:
- the LOC117633946 gene encoding uncharacterized protein LOC117633946 isoform X2, translating to MNNQSNLKRSYIEMADAADHLSSPINHFHSSSSNDMVEPQTAMADDACIQPQPQLQQQQQRQHIALPPLVEDLLNQLCNERKQPQPNYDVRRRLGLLGEEKALQLLHEINKAKVIKTLSGFIMWMIRNKPQYQCPSPSKYCPASLLQTQLSASPFTPSVHKEQPLRDHGGLRPRYSYSSASPSKALRVSPYQGPSYAPPSTITPVQLFKDALHLPQPFTQEMLAGWFSQPCSEIEDRIFRHCPCSLAFQQEKEKKKTQAKADTTEKENPPADVIERENSAKSVDANSGRGEKRPNAPIQGDAPADNIMPLQTFIRPRKVLRNLSPQGSPRPAEHPSSSHSVRAVQLATTSSAVPETQPSTLEKGIGAQAMAPVGEDESAEANTTGYPEEVSTESHETIPMPDDHALEHVAELTKEDFPHVSNSQLSGDIFDFLDQWDASISSAEAFTCLATSSTTTGALPDYGAEALLWSYKDGDLISLEDKDERNKLKAAIETLASSGFFPDPRSAAMITYLFGQVEKFAPRRRSFLEEQRIAQDLEQRITSCSATMRKKIEIARQIQHEAADIDEKVRQLQEKKAGIVAKVSEIVRSNRPLEAQLRQDVAAVGEYRERKLMIQSTLSAGDTTMKSFRTAIRTLFPDA from the exons ATGAATAATCAGAGCAATTTGAAACGCAGTTACATAGAGATGGCGGATGCCGCCGATCATCTCTCTTCACCTATCAACCACTTTCACAGCAGCAGTAGCAATGACATGGTCGAGCCACAGACGGCCATGGCCGACGATGCTTGTATacaaccacaaccacaactgcagcagcagcagcagcgaCAGCACATTGCTCTGCCTCCGTTGGTGGAGGATTTGCTGAACCAactttgtaacgagagaaagCAACCCCAGCCAAACTACGACGTCAGGCGGAGGCTGGGTTTGCTGGGCGAGGAGAAGGCCCTCCAACTCCTCCATGAAATCAATAAGGCAAAAGTAATCAAAACCCTCAGTGGCTTCATCATGTGGATGATCCGTAATAAACCACAATATCAATGTCCCTCTCCTTCTAAGTATTGCCCTGCTTCTCTTCTGCAAACCCAATTGTCTGCTTCTCCATTTACGCCTTCTGTTCACAAAG AGCAACCTCTACGAGACCACGGAGGGCTGAGGCCACGTTATTCCTATTCCTCTGCCTCACCTTCAAAAGCTCTCCGTGTTTCTCCGTATCAAGGCCCATCATATGCTCCTCCTTCTACTATTACTCCTGTTCAACTTTTTAAGGACGCTCTGCATCTACCTCAACCTTTTACTCaag AAATGTTGGCCGGTTGGTTTTCTCAACCATGCTCAGAGATTGAGGATAGGATATTCAGGCATTGCCCATGCTCATTGGCCTTTCagcaagagaaagagaagaagaagactcaagcaaaag CCGACACCACCGAGAAAGAAAATCCTCCCGCCGATgttattgagagagagaactcGGCCAAATCTGTCGATGCAAATTCTGGGCGGGGCGAGAAAAGGCCCAACGCCCCCATCCAAG GAGATGCCCCCGCCGACAATATTATGCCCTTACAAACATTCATTCGGCCCAGAAAAGTTCTGCGGAACCTATCACCTCAAG GTTCCCCAAGGCCAGCTGAGCATCCTTCCTCTTCTCATTCGGTCAGGGCCGTGCAATTGGCCACTACTTCATCCGCTGTTCCG GAAACTCAACCTTCCACACTTGAGAAGGGAATTGGGGCGCAAGCCATGGCTCCAGTGGGCGAGGACGAG TCGGCCGAGGCCAATACCACTGGGTACCCCGAGGAGGTCTCCACAGAGTCACATGAGACTATTCCCATGCCCGATGATCACGCCCTTGAGCACGTGGCCGAGCTGACCAAGGAGGACTTCCCACACGTTTCGAACTCTCAG CTCTCTGGTGATATTTTTGACTTCTTAGATCAGTGGGATGCATCTATATCCTCGGCAGAGGCTTTCACCTGCCTTGCCACTTCTTCCACCACGACTGGGGCCCTACCAGATTATGGGGCTGAGGCCCTACTTTGGTCATACAAAGATGGAGATCTCATATCCTTGGAGGACAAAGATGAGAGAAACAAGCTCAAGGCCGCCATCGAGACTTTGGCGAGTTCTGGCTTTTTCCCTGACCCACGCTCAGCGGCTATGATCACTTATCTCTTTGGtcaggtggaaaaatttgccCCTCGTCGCCGTTCTTTTCTGGAAGAGCAGAGGATAGCCCAGGACCTTGAGCAGCGGATTACCTCATGTAGTGCCAcaatgaggaagaagattgaGATCGCCCGCCAGATACAACATGAGGCTGCAGATATCGATGAGAAGGTAAGACAGCTTCAAGAGAAAAAGGCTGGCATTGTTGCCAAAGTCTCTGAGATTGTTCGGAGCAACAGGCCTCTCGAGGCTCAGCTTCGACAGGATGTAGCAGCGGTAGGAGAGTACCGAGAGAGGAAGTTGATGATTCAGTCTACCTTGTCTGCTGGAGATACCACGATGAAGAGCTTTAGGACTGCCATTCGCACCCTTTTTCCTGATGCTTAG
- the LOC117633946 gene encoding uncharacterized protein LOC117633946 isoform X3: MNNQSNLKRSYIEMADAADHLSSPINHFHSSSSNDMVEPQTAMADDACIQPQPQLQQQQQRQHIALPPLVEDLLNQLCNERKQPQPNYDVRRRLGLLGEEKALQLLHEINKAKVIKTLSGFIMWMIRNKPQYQCPSPSKYCPASLLQTQLSASPFTPSVHKEQPLRDHGGLRPRYSYSSASPSKALRVSPYQGPSYAPPSTITPVQLFKDALHLPQPFTQEMLAGWFSQPCSEIEDRIFRHCPCSLAFQQEKEKKKTQAKADTTEKENPPADVIERENSAKSVDANSGRGEKRPNAPIQGDAPADNIMPLQTFIRPRKVLRNLSPQGSPRPAEHPSSSHSVRAVQLATTSSAVPETQPSTLEKGIGAQAMAPVGEDELSGDIFDFLDQWDASISSAEAFTCLATSSTTTGALPDYGAEALLWSYKDGDLISLEDKDERNKLKAAIETLASSGFFPDPRSAAMITYLFGQVEKFAPRRRSFLEEQRIAQDLEQRITSCSATMRKKIEIARQIQHEAADIDEKVRQLQEKKAGIVAKVSEIVRSNRPLEAQLRQDVAAVGEYRERKLMIQSTLSAGDTTMKSFRTAIRTLFPDA; encoded by the exons ATGAATAATCAGAGCAATTTGAAACGCAGTTACATAGAGATGGCGGATGCCGCCGATCATCTCTCTTCACCTATCAACCACTTTCACAGCAGCAGTAGCAATGACATGGTCGAGCCACAGACGGCCATGGCCGACGATGCTTGTATacaaccacaaccacaactgcagcagcagcagcagcgaCAGCACATTGCTCTGCCTCCGTTGGTGGAGGATTTGCTGAACCAactttgtaacgagagaaagCAACCCCAGCCAAACTACGACGTCAGGCGGAGGCTGGGTTTGCTGGGCGAGGAGAAGGCCCTCCAACTCCTCCATGAAATCAATAAGGCAAAAGTAATCAAAACCCTCAGTGGCTTCATCATGTGGATGATCCGTAATAAACCACAATATCAATGTCCCTCTCCTTCTAAGTATTGCCCTGCTTCTCTTCTGCAAACCCAATTGTCTGCTTCTCCATTTACGCCTTCTGTTCACAAAG AGCAACCTCTACGAGACCACGGAGGGCTGAGGCCACGTTATTCCTATTCCTCTGCCTCACCTTCAAAAGCTCTCCGTGTTTCTCCGTATCAAGGCCCATCATATGCTCCTCCTTCTACTATTACTCCTGTTCAACTTTTTAAGGACGCTCTGCATCTACCTCAACCTTTTACTCaag AAATGTTGGCCGGTTGGTTTTCTCAACCATGCTCAGAGATTGAGGATAGGATATTCAGGCATTGCCCATGCTCATTGGCCTTTCagcaagagaaagagaagaagaagactcaagcaaaag CCGACACCACCGAGAAAGAAAATCCTCCCGCCGATgttattgagagagagaactcGGCCAAATCTGTCGATGCAAATTCTGGGCGGGGCGAGAAAAGGCCCAACGCCCCCATCCAAG GAGATGCCCCCGCCGACAATATTATGCCCTTACAAACATTCATTCGGCCCAGAAAAGTTCTGCGGAACCTATCACCTCAAG GTTCCCCAAGGCCAGCTGAGCATCCTTCCTCTTCTCATTCGGTCAGGGCCGTGCAATTGGCCACTACTTCATCCGCTGTTCCG GAAACTCAACCTTCCACACTTGAGAAGGGAATTGGGGCGCAAGCCATGGCTCCAGTGGGCGAGGACGAG CTCTCTGGTGATATTTTTGACTTCTTAGATCAGTGGGATGCATCTATATCCTCGGCAGAGGCTTTCACCTGCCTTGCCACTTCTTCCACCACGACTGGGGCCCTACCAGATTATGGGGCTGAGGCCCTACTTTGGTCATACAAAGATGGAGATCTCATATCCTTGGAGGACAAAGATGAGAGAAACAAGCTCAAGGCCGCCATCGAGACTTTGGCGAGTTCTGGCTTTTTCCCTGACCCACGCTCAGCGGCTATGATCACTTATCTCTTTGGtcaggtggaaaaatttgccCCTCGTCGCCGTTCTTTTCTGGAAGAGCAGAGGATAGCCCAGGACCTTGAGCAGCGGATTACCTCATGTAGTGCCAcaatgaggaagaagattgaGATCGCCCGCCAGATACAACATGAGGCTGCAGATATCGATGAGAAGGTAAGACAGCTTCAAGAGAAAAAGGCTGGCATTGTTGCCAAAGTCTCTGAGATTGTTCGGAGCAACAGGCCTCTCGAGGCTCAGCTTCGACAGGATGTAGCAGCGGTAGGAGAGTACCGAGAGAGGAAGTTGATGATTCAGTCTACCTTGTCTGCTGGAGATACCACGATGAAGAGCTTTAGGACTGCCATTCGCACCCTTTTTCCTGATGCTTAG
- the LOC117633946 gene encoding uncharacterized protein LOC117633946 isoform X1, whose product MNNQSNLKRSYIEMADAADHLSSPINHFHSSSSNDMVEPQTAMADDACIQPQPQLQQQQQRQHIALPPLVEDLLNQLCNERKQPQPNYDVRRRLGLLGEEKALQLLHEINKAKVIKTLSGFIMWMIRNKPQYQCPSPSKYCPASLLQTQLSASPFTPSVHKEQPLRDHGGLRPRYSYSSASPSKALRVSPYQGPSYAPPSTITPVQLFKDALHLPQPFTQEMLAGWFSQPCSEIEDRIFRHCPCSLAFQQEKEKKKTQAKADTTEKENPPADVIERENSAKSVDANSGRGEKRPNAPIQGDAPADNIMPLQTFIRPRKVLRNLSPQGSPRPAEHPSSSHSVRAVQLATTSSAVPETQPSTLEKGIGAQAMAPVGEDESAEANTTGYPEEVSTESHETIPMPDDHALEHVAELTKEDFPHVSNSQIGESSSFVPAEITMNPSAEDGRSLAMVPHEKASLPSILSGDIFDFLDQWDASISSAEAFTCLATSSTTTGALPDYGAEALLWSYKDGDLISLEDKDERNKLKAAIETLASSGFFPDPRSAAMITYLFGQVEKFAPRRRSFLEEQRIAQDLEQRITSCSATMRKKIEIARQIQHEAADIDEKVRQLQEKKAGIVAKVSEIVRSNRPLEAQLRQDVAAVGEYRERKLMIQSTLSAGDTTMKSFRTAIRTLFPDA is encoded by the exons ATGAATAATCAGAGCAATTTGAAACGCAGTTACATAGAGATGGCGGATGCCGCCGATCATCTCTCTTCACCTATCAACCACTTTCACAGCAGCAGTAGCAATGACATGGTCGAGCCACAGACGGCCATGGCCGACGATGCTTGTATacaaccacaaccacaactgcagcagcagcagcagcgaCAGCACATTGCTCTGCCTCCGTTGGTGGAGGATTTGCTGAACCAactttgtaacgagagaaagCAACCCCAGCCAAACTACGACGTCAGGCGGAGGCTGGGTTTGCTGGGCGAGGAGAAGGCCCTCCAACTCCTCCATGAAATCAATAAGGCAAAAGTAATCAAAACCCTCAGTGGCTTCATCATGTGGATGATCCGTAATAAACCACAATATCAATGTCCCTCTCCTTCTAAGTATTGCCCTGCTTCTCTTCTGCAAACCCAATTGTCTGCTTCTCCATTTACGCCTTCTGTTCACAAAG AGCAACCTCTACGAGACCACGGAGGGCTGAGGCCACGTTATTCCTATTCCTCTGCCTCACCTTCAAAAGCTCTCCGTGTTTCTCCGTATCAAGGCCCATCATATGCTCCTCCTTCTACTATTACTCCTGTTCAACTTTTTAAGGACGCTCTGCATCTACCTCAACCTTTTACTCaag AAATGTTGGCCGGTTGGTTTTCTCAACCATGCTCAGAGATTGAGGATAGGATATTCAGGCATTGCCCATGCTCATTGGCCTTTCagcaagagaaagagaagaagaagactcaagcaaaag CCGACACCACCGAGAAAGAAAATCCTCCCGCCGATgttattgagagagagaactcGGCCAAATCTGTCGATGCAAATTCTGGGCGGGGCGAGAAAAGGCCCAACGCCCCCATCCAAG GAGATGCCCCCGCCGACAATATTATGCCCTTACAAACATTCATTCGGCCCAGAAAAGTTCTGCGGAACCTATCACCTCAAG GTTCCCCAAGGCCAGCTGAGCATCCTTCCTCTTCTCATTCGGTCAGGGCCGTGCAATTGGCCACTACTTCATCCGCTGTTCCG GAAACTCAACCTTCCACACTTGAGAAGGGAATTGGGGCGCAAGCCATGGCTCCAGTGGGCGAGGACGAG TCGGCCGAGGCCAATACCACTGGGTACCCCGAGGAGGTCTCCACAGAGTCACATGAGACTATTCCCATGCCCGATGATCACGCCCTTGAGCACGTGGCCGAGCTGACCAAGGAGGACTTCCCACACGTTTCGAACTCTCAG ATTGGAGAGTCTTCATCCTTTGTTCCCGCCGAGATTACCATGAATCCATCAGCGGAGGATGGAAGAAGTTTGGCCATGGTCCCTCATGAAAAAGCCTCTCTACCATCCATT CTCTCTGGTGATATTTTTGACTTCTTAGATCAGTGGGATGCATCTATATCCTCGGCAGAGGCTTTCACCTGCCTTGCCACTTCTTCCACCACGACTGGGGCCCTACCAGATTATGGGGCTGAGGCCCTACTTTGGTCATACAAAGATGGAGATCTCATATCCTTGGAGGACAAAGATGAGAGAAACAAGCTCAAGGCCGCCATCGAGACTTTGGCGAGTTCTGGCTTTTTCCCTGACCCACGCTCAGCGGCTATGATCACTTATCTCTTTGGtcaggtggaaaaatttgccCCTCGTCGCCGTTCTTTTCTGGAAGAGCAGAGGATAGCCCAGGACCTTGAGCAGCGGATTACCTCATGTAGTGCCAcaatgaggaagaagattgaGATCGCCCGCCAGATACAACATGAGGCTGCAGATATCGATGAGAAGGTAAGACAGCTTCAAGAGAAAAAGGCTGGCATTGTTGCCAAAGTCTCTGAGATTGTTCGGAGCAACAGGCCTCTCGAGGCTCAGCTTCGACAGGATGTAGCAGCGGTAGGAGAGTACCGAGAGAGGAAGTTGATGATTCAGTCTACCTTGTCTGCTGGAGATACCACGATGAAGAGCTTTAGGACTGCCATTCGCACCCTTTTTCCTGATGCTTAG